cagacacgtcgatcgtgatccataaacattgagcgtgtttctgggagccgccattaccggaagttggtaatggcggctccaagaaatgtttttggaatgcgatagacgtatttgaacaaataccaaaccccatacacgacaaggttagtgtagtatagtgtttaatcttcagtagtgataaatcagtatgaccaaatgcagtaaatatatgggattttacatcaaaatgccgtgccatgtgcagcgtgcttattttgtatgcttcagggccttcggcattgtagctctactggtgagcgaggtcgcaaaaaccaaaactcaccgaccgcctcacagtagagctacaattttgcagctaggatGCACGGAGTTCTTTCTTGTTCTGAACTTTCAGACTACGTCTGTACTTTCTCAAAGGCAAAGtgctgcatggcagggctgtgtgttaccagctatataggcctcccaccacagagGGAGGCCCATATACCACACCCGGTAACACACACTTCCACGCAGAGGTATTAGAGGCACTACTAGCGAGGCACGACAATTGGCCCGTCGCTTGTTGGGTGGTGGTAGCTATATTCATGCTAGTCCACGAACAAGAGTTACACGACAGAGCATATCAACAATACTCACAATAAAAAATGTGAACATATGAGATATGACGACCTATACAAACAAGGTACCACAGGCGCTTGGGTAGTCGCTTTGCGAAGCCTCTTTCCATATAATGCTTTTTCTTGCTGCATTTCAGGGGCTTCGCGAAGCGACTACCCAAGCGCCCTTCAAGGAAATATTTGACCGATGTTCATGAGGTAAAAAAGACTTCCCTGATCAGTACTGCACAGCTGTGTGTACAGGGTTCACTGTCATGTCACGCGTACGGCCGTGTGTGTGACATGTATATACTGCGCGTTTACGCGCGCGCTGAAGTTTGACATCAGAAAgcaacaaaaatgaaatgtaGACTTACCTAAGAGAACTCCATCCATGTCAAATATTACGTGGGTGATGTAGCCTTTCTTACTATTCATTTTTGGCAACTAACTATGAGCGGTCGACGGGATCAAACACAGATATACAGGTTCAATCGACCAGCTGACGctgttttgaactttgaacccGGGACCAAAGTGTGGACGGGTCTATTATTATTTGTTGGGGTGGCGAAGGAAAAATGTCAACGATGATATACGTTACAAAGAATAGGTTTGGAAAATAAGTTATTTGAATCAATTATTCAAATGTTAAGAACGCACGAATAAACCAAAGCGACGATTTGACACGTCAATAATTGAAAGGTTTTCGTAACAATACAACGTCCATATCCTGCGATTCACTTCATGAAAAGTCCCATATTGGAAGGGGAGAAGCGCGCCAACTTCACAGTTCTTCCAAACGAAGGAATCTTACTGTATCGGTGTGAACGATGGCGGCGTTCCTCTGATCTCCTCTTCCCAGCTGCTAACTCCGAGTGTCAATGGCAGAAGCAACGGGAATTTTGTACACACGACAGTATTTTTTCGCAAATCCGTTCGTTCGTGcttctatttatttatctatcgcTAGAAATAACGAGTTTTCGCCCACAGTTCAAGCAAAAGACAATTATTACGGTGAGCTTCAAGGAaaagataaaacaaaaacactgaaagcaATAAAAATCGACAATAAACATACtcattgaaatatttgcataattgaaaATACCGAAACTCTCGTTGTCTAAAATAATATTCACAAAAGTCATAGATCATTGTAAAAATGCAGAAGAATGCACATTGACCCTTGACTCCTTTGGTTACTATAAATTGTTGCTTTGAGCGAATAGTagacaaggaaaaaaacaatGTGCTCTAAAATTTTGGGACAATTACAGTTAAATTAATTTATCAATTgattgattcattcattcattcattaacttAGGCAGTCCGATGGGCAACAAGTTCATcagtctgattaaaatcagatgtagagatggGGATGTCATCTTTTCTTGTTCTTCCTTGCTGTTCTGGGAGTCGCCTCACCGACGTGGATGGACAGTAAACACTTGAGGTATAGAACAATTAAGTGACGGTGGAAAGGTTGCCATCTCGACATCTGATTTTGATTCATGATTTAAAGACACCGTACGTGAAGCACaagaaaatggtaaaatacgaaACAAAAAACGTTAAATAAGTGAAATAGAGATCAATTACTCAATAAAAGAAACGACATCAGTGCAGCCAGAGGCAAATTTATTTTAACCAAGATTTGTTAAAATCAAGCTTCCAGTATTATGCGAAAAAATGTAATTAAGCCGTGAGATTGTGCCATAGAAacacaattcaaaatggtcacacATTAAAATTTGGAGATCGGTCTTCCAAATATTTGAGCGATCACTTACGTTGAATTTAAATCATATCACCGTTTCTTTATTTCACTGAAAACTGGGAAATCAACTTGAACTATTGACTCGGCGAAGACAAGAAAGAAGGCAAAATTTATTTAGAAAAATGGAAAAGTGCAATTCAAGGACACTAGACATATGTGCATTCACGTCAATAAAATACTACATTGCcggttgaaaaagatttaaaacTGTGCGTCAAATGGACCTGCTCACCAAGGACAGTACATAATAATGTCTTTATTTCGAAAGTCAGCTTGTAGGGGGGTAAGAAGGGAAATGAACATAAGTAAGTTGTACGATTTGGTAGGAAAGTTTAATCTGGGAATGAATATTTCGTTTTATAGCACGATTACAGAAGATCTGTCAATATCATGCTTCCAGTCTGTCTCGATCGGCTATGATGGCATTTGTGTGATTCATAACCGACGACGAATATTTGATCTCGTTCATTTAGTTGTTAGCGGCTCCGCGCGGTAGGAATGACTGGCAGTATATGCACAGGGTTTTTGCGGGCAATATTCATGTTGGAGTTATGATCAATATTTATTATACAATCCTTACCATAGACCCTATCAAGAGGGACTATGGCCTTACCTGTGTCGTGTTTGTGCCTACTTTACCGTCAATATCTCTGTAAGGCCCCCTTGCCCAGGAACGCATAGAGTGGGAATcggttattttcaaaatgtggtgAAAATAGAGCAACGGATGAGCTTTGGGGGAGCTATTGTACAGTAATAATTGAAGATGGGAGTTTTCCTGATGGGGAGATGGGAAGGTATGTGGGCAGGAGGGCAACTAATTGCAAAGAGCTTTCGCTTTTCCCTTCAAATGCTAATTCTGTTTCAAATGCCATAGAATAATAATTTACATGTGGAAACCATCGGTGGACACAATTTCTCGAAATGGGTTAAGCTAGATAGTGTAGATTTTACGTACAACTATTTCATTTATGAGAATCAGCCTTCGTCAGAGACCTTTCGATACTATTGATAAAAACAAAGGGATGTTGATCATACATATGAGGTGGCGCGTTCACGTTTTTTTCGCTCTGTCATGGTGCATGCAGTTCTAGTTCACCAATGATAATAATGGTGTTCTTACTTATTGTTATCGGAGATAATAACAGAAAACTTTGACGAGTGAGGTAAACCAAGTTGACGAAATAATTGAGTGCTATTCATGTAAAAACTCACAATGTAATAGAATAGAGGGTTTAAAAACAGCCTCttatacacaaacaaacacataaatatAAACTGTAACATTCAGTGCTTGACAAGATATAGAAAATTAGGCCAGCAACAACATGTGTATGATGCATTTACTGTAGCTGATGAGAAATCAACTGAGAATTACAGATTTCACAATGTTTGAAAGGAAAACAACTTGAAGGgcacaatagctgtaacttttgataaaaaattttatttcagtctcgaaaatcgaaaaaagtaaatttttgtcttaaagtacattgaaatataaaataccggctgaaaaatctacactgttaaacaaacgctctgaatTGTTTctaaatgtcgccaccaaaacatactatttatcaaatttcaacaccACCTAGAAACACTAACGGTATGTCCCAAACATATAAACCAGAGTGTAGAGCTAAGGATACTTTTAattctgactgtctgtctgaagattgcatgaaacagatattattactttgtactagAAGTACTAGtaatttgtgttttatatatatatatatatatatatatatataatatatatatatatatatatatatatatatatatatgtaagtaaaaggattcttagctctacACTCGCATTTACAATCCTTttatcctttcacttctgtctgatgattgcaggatgcatgaaactgaagtaacagatattagtactttgtacttgaagaaatttgtattattatatatgtgtatatatatacatgtatgcgcgtgtgtatgtgtgtgtgagctgctttgacaaatttgacaaaaggCGTTTGTACATGATTTTTGAAGTAGGAAAAGAAATAACTTTGCAAAGAGATTAAAGAGAGATTTACTGGCTCTGAGCAAGTTTACAAATAAGAAAAGTGTTCTTTGTAATTGCAATTCCACAACTTACAATTTATTGACTAAAACCTGAGTGATTGTACATTTGGTTCAGGAAAAAAGCTCATCAAAATAACTAGTATTACCAGTAAGATCAAATACAGATTCCAACataaaatgccatatttgtgtcGCTGCACAACTTGACCAAAAAGACATTCTTAGCATATTTCAGAAGATGTGGCAAGTTAATCTTTCAAATGACTCAGTCTTCGTCTAGATATTGGCATTGAAAAAATGCTTTTCAGTACTGAGGAAATAATACTACAGATCAATATCctggaatatttgcataatttaaatCACACTTTGGTTGTAAAAGCAAATATTCCATGGTAGAGAAACAATATATGTACAAACATACACGTATATTATGTTATACTGCAATCAAATAATGATTGTTACTTAGAGTGGTCACTGACCATGGAATAGAAGTTGCTGCATTCCGGAGGGTCCTGACCACTATGAAGAGGTGGCCAACTCTGGATGGCTGACTACTAAGAGATGgttttgacagtgttgtcaaTATGGTCCGTGTGACTGCGTCAGGAGAATCTTGTCAGTATGCATATCACATCGAATCTCAAGAactgtctcatttcaaaatgtttgtgatGTGACACCTTGCAGATATACAGAGatttataaaaatatgacaataacCTGCAAACATTACCGCCACACACGATCTTGTAAAGAATTTCTCAGTACGTACTGGTTCTTGCATTGTGGAGGTGTTCACAAAGATTGGTTGTAATTATTACGTTATTGCAGTACATGAATGGCCAACTACTGTTCATCGATCTTCACATGGTACTTTCAAGGCCAGTGGTTACCTAAGCCATGTTTGGTAAATATAACcctttgaactctgacctcCCACTAACATGTTGAGATTTCATCCAAGCGAGGTGCAAAAGGTCAGGGACACCTTTGAGAATAAAAAAGGTGTTTCCATCAAGAAGTGTTCTCAATAGGCTGGGAAAGTTCTATAAACTGCCAACTTTTAGCTAAAAGATCTGTCCCTACTGTTCATAACTAGTATTAATTTGAAACTACCACCACTGGCTGAGGTATATCCACGTCTGTAGAATATAACTGACTCAAAATACagatctttatgatatataataGCCAAGACAATAAAACCTGACACGACCCGGTCTATTGAGTGGAGAATAATTGTAGCCTGGCTACTAAGCATATGCCGGAAGGCCCCACTCCTCTGGAATGAGTTCTCCCAGACTCTTGATCCGTTGATGGTAGCCTTCTGGCCAAAAGGATTCATCCAGGTTGGCATCTGGCATGAAAACCGTCTTCATTCCGGCAGCTAGCGATGACTTCACACCCATTGATGCATCTTCAATCACTAAGACCTGGGAGAAAAACATGAGCAACATTATcaagaaaaaatgtttgaaccctttcaccataatggtttggcccaaccaattgttatcaatggtgagtatgGATCTGTCTACTAGGACACTGGGGCGGGGGCATGttaaatcattgacaatgtttCCTTACTGTTAGACTTTTTGGTGAGTTTTTTGTAGGATTTATTTTTTATGTAGTACCAAATTATGATGTTCTTGCAGTCACAGTTTTTGTTCAGAATTAAAATGGCCAAATAAACAATGTTGCAGCATTCGTGTGAGACTAATTTTGTGATAAACCAGAGCGATTGCAGCAAAATTGGTCTTGCATGTACTTACATCTTCTGGATTCGGAGCTCCACCATCAAATCGGTCAGCTGCAACCAGATATGCATCTGGGGCTGGCTTTCCATGCTTGACAGCTGGGTCTGAACCACAGCAAACTATGTGATGGAAGAGCTCAAAGAAATCTTTGTGTTTTGATTGCGTTTTCAGATCAAATATGGGCTTTGATGAACCAGTAGATACTGCTATAGGGACACCGTGCCTATGAAGATGTCGAACTAATTTGTCTGCACCTGTTATTGGTAGTGTTAACAAAGATTATTACATCGTTAGATTGCATTTCCTTGGatggaaaataataaatttttcagAATAACATGCCCCTATACAATGTTTGTCTCAGTGGTATATtccaaaaatattgccaaatcACAGATAAGCAAATGAATCACGTCACCTCAATAGACATCTATGCTGACACAAGTCCAACTTCATATTTTTACCTGGCATGAGATCTGACTTGGGAAATGCTTCTTTCAATTTTAGTTCAGCTTTGTCTAAGAGTTCTTGTGGTGCAAGAGGAAGTTCCAACTCCTGTACCATGATGGTGGCCGATTCAATGGCTTTTCTACCCATCAGTCTGGATTTGATGCTCCAGTCGAACACTTTGCCGTACTCTCCGATGACCGACCGATAGATATTGGTATATATCGACTCTGTGTCTACAAAACAAAAAGGACACAGAATAGAAATAGAATTAAACACACGGAGGAATATCACATTGCTTGAAGTGAACTTTTTGTTGTGGTCACAGGTCCCAGTGGACTACCATCAGagatcaatcttccagacataTCCAGCAGTTTGCCTTGCCCCAGATTGAAAGATTTGAGACTGAGTTTCCTGTGGTATACTGAACAATGTGCACAAAATGTGTGGTTTCCTTCGTCATATTTAATATCTCAATCCTAATTCCCTTCCGTCTGACCATGGTCCCTTCATCACCGGTTTTGAAACACCTAGCGTTGTATTTACAAATCCCACCTATGCTACACTAATATAGATCACTGCAGAATCTCGGCCTTTGTAATTCATAGTCATTGAAATTTTAAGCTTTTTTTTGCCATCTCTAAATACATATAGACCCTTTTTAGGGCACAATTTAAGTTTTAAATGTGATTTGACTTCAAGCAGTTTAAGGCCGTGACTTCAACAGCATCGCTGCAAACATGCCTCATCATTGTGATCATAAACCCCGTATAAtcaccaaattttccaaaattcctTCTTCCATGGAGGTACAAGCAAGCCTACCTCAATGCATCATCACATGCACTGAGTCCCTTTATGGCTTCATCTGTGAATGAACACACACCGTACCACGGCGCGCGCTTATCATTATTACAGTTTTATCCTACCTAGCAATACGCCATCCATGTCAAATATAACATGTGTGATTCTGTGTCGTATATCGGTCATCTTCGTATTATAGTAATTTGGCACACTGAAAATTGCGCCAAACTTCCCTACGTGCACGTGTGTACGTGTCGCTCAGATGCAGGCCAGTCCAGTGAGACGCCGTGCGGGTCACGCGTGTGACCCAAGATTTTTAATGTCAGGTGACTACGGTCAGCTGACGTAGTGAGCGACCGCTGCCAAGTAGACATTTTGGTTTCGCCGGTTGAGGAAGATGGCAGACAGAAAATGCCGATGACCAATTCGACCGGGCACATTCTTCCTTATCGCACTTACTTCGTACTATAACCGTAAGTTAAGTCATTCGATTACTTTTTTCTCCGAGTGACATTTGTTTTGGTGTTGTCAGCGCACTTAAACGCGAGAATATGTTCGAAAGCAGTCGACTTGACAGAGACTCGATACTTCGCGTACGGAATGTCAGTGCGGAATGGTCAGAGAAATCTGACCGAGGGAGTCCACTCCGGATGCCGTGCGATGAACGATGAGCGTGCCCATCCCATATGACGCGCAACATGTGCAACTTATGGAAGAATCCTTGTCAACCCACAAATAATGTCAACAAATGTATAGTACTCGGAATTTGGGGGGGGGTGTAAAACTGCCAAGAGTACACGAATTCGGTAAAGTATGGAGGTACAAGCGACAGATGGTAAAGTTTACATGCTGCAGAACGAATCCGTTATGACGGTAGCGCACTGGTGTTTGTCATGTCCATAATTTCGCAGTGCTTTACGGCTACGTAGTCGTATTCGGAAACCAGTGGGACGAAACATTTGAAGATCGTCGGTTGTTCGGTTTCATAGCGAGTACATGCTTTGAAGCAGAGATGTCACTTTTTTCAATGCTGTTTAACAAAGGTTGATGCCACTTGTGTTTCAGAACGAAGCTAAGCCGAACAGACATGGAGAAACTATTGCCAAGCAGTGTCAGAAAGTATCCATTTTTCTGTAGTGATGAGTGAGGGACATTCCCAAATAATTGTAATATACAGTAAATTTACACAACTGGCAACACTTCATTTGAAAAGCTGTATATTTAATTAAGACtaagttttttgttttattttttgcttaCAGTAAATTAAACCACAATTATATGTAATATGAAGAAATTCTGACTTACCATGTCAGCTGATAA
Above is a window of Ptychodera flava strain L36383 chromosome 19, AS_Pfla_20210202, whole genome shotgun sequence DNA encoding:
- the LOC139118065 gene encoding uncharacterized protein, translated to MTDIRHRITHVIFDMDGVLLDTESIYTNIYRSVIGEYGKVFDWSIKSRLMGRKAIESATIMVQELELPLAPQELLDKAELKLKEAFPKSDLMPGADKLVRHLHRHGVPIAVSTGSSKPIFDLKTQSKHKDFFELFHHIVCCGSDPAVKHGKPAPDAYLVAADRFDGGAPNPEDVLVIEDASMGVKSSLAAGMKTVFMPDANLDESFWPEGYHQRIKSLGELIPEEWGLPAYAYSPKAHPLLYFHHILKITDSHSMRSWARGPYRDIDGKVGTNTTQLPKMNSKKGYITHVIFDMDGVLLDTENIYSTIYSGIIANYGKTYTWALKAKLMGMKPIPAAQLVIDALDLPIEAEEFLQLAEEEQKEKFPFCNIKPGAERLVTHLHKHKIPIAVSTGSSQRLFNLKTQSKHKAFFELFHHIVCCGSDPEVKHGKPAPDAYTVAADRFDGGAPNPENVLVFEDAPNGVISGLGAGMKTVFLPNKNLDKTFYPEGFHQVLSSMEEFVPEEWSLPSFNS